From the genome of Thauera chlorobenzoica:
GACCGGGCGGCCGAGCGCCGCTTCGGGAGCGGTGCCGAGCAGCTCGGCCATGCGCGCGTTGATGAAGGCCAGCCGGCCACTGCCGTCGAGGATGTAGACGGCGTCGTTGATCACGTCCTGGATCTGCTGCTCGCGCGATTCGAGCTGGCGCGCGTACTCGGTGAGCGCGCGCTCGCGCTCGAGCTGGGCGCTGATGTCGAGCGCGAGGCCGCTGTAGCCGACGATCTTGTCGTCCTTGAATACCGGTTCGACCTGCAGGCGCACCGGGAAGGGGCGGCCGGCGGCGTCGCTCATGACCACGTCGATGTCGGTGGTGCTGCGCCGGATCGCGATGTCCTTGAGGAAGCCGGCGGCGCGGGCGACGTATTCGGGCCGTACCAGGTCCTTCAGGCGCAGCGTCGGCAGCTGCGCCTCGCTTACCCCCAAGCGCAGGCGTGCGGCCTTGTTCAGGTGCAGCAGGCGGCCCGAGGCGTGGAGCGCGAACACCATCTCCGGCAGGTCTTCGATCAGGTTGCGGTAGCGTTGCTCGGAAGCTTCCAGTTCGCGCGTGCGCTCGAGCACGCGGCTCTCGAGCACGTTGATGCGGTCACGGATGTTGAGCGGCTTGAAGTATTCGCGCAGCCCGGCCAGTTCGGGGGCGCAGTCGCTGGCGTTCATCAGCGTCCATGCACAATGCGCATCGCCACGGCCTTCGCAGGCGTGCTCGACGCAGATCATGTCGGCGTCGAGCACGCGCGAGGCGAAGCCCGAGGCGTAGCCGGTGAGGGTCCAGCACACCGGATCTTCCGAACGTCCGAACAGGCGCAGGTGCTGCTCGGCCTCGTAGGAGTGGCGCCAGCGTCCGCTCATGCGGTAGCGGCCGTGGTCATGGTCGATCTCGGGATGCCCCGGCTCGACTTCGGCGATACCCGAGAACATGTGGGTGCGCGGACCACCGAGAATGAATTCCTCGAGGCTGTCGGGGTGCATGTAGCCGGCGAGCAGCTCGGCGTCCTCGTAGCCGCAGCTGAAGCCGTAGCGGGTGAGGATGACCTTGGCGATGTCGAGGCCGACGGTCTCGACCAGCTCCTTGCGCAGCGCGCCCATCGAGTCGGCATGGACCAGGATCGCCCGGCGCCCGCAGAAGCTGATCGAGCCGGTCTCCGGCAGGAAGTCGATCAGCGAGTGGAAATCGAGTTCGTCCGAGCGCATCGCTCATGACTCCTGCACGAAGGCGGGTGGGGCGGTGGGCCGACAGGGCGAAGGGGCGGCTCCGGCAGTCTGCCGGCGCGCCCAGTCGATGGCAGCAGGATCGAAATTATACATGGCGGCATGAGCCGATATGATGAGGGCGCGTGCCGCCCGATCGCCAGCCTTTGCGGTGCCCGGGCAACAGCTCGGGTCCGGGCTTCCCGCTGCCGGAGCACGGGAACGGGCGATACAATCGGGCCTTCTCCGTTCCGGAACCGATCCCATGCAAGAATCCGTCGACTGGATCAACGGCTGGGTGTGGAGCCCCGCCCTCGTCTATCTGTGCCTGCTGGTGGGGTTGTATTTCTCGATCCGGACCCGCTTCATGCAGGTGCGCCATCTTGGCGAGATGCTGCGCGCGATCTTTCGCGGCAAAAGCTCGGCCGCCGGGGTGTCGTCCTTCCAGGCGCTGACCATCGCCCTGTCGGGCCGGGTCGGGACCGGCAACATCGCCGGTGTCGCCACGGCGATCGGCTTTGGCGGGCCGGGGGCGATCTTCTGGATGTGGATGGTCGCGTTTCTCGGCGCCGCCACCGCCTACATCGAATCGACGCTCGGCCAGATCTACAAGACCGAGCACCACGGCCTGTACCGCGGCGGCCCCGCCTACTACATCGAGAAGGGCCTGGGCTGGCGCGTCTATGCGGTGGTGTTCGCGCTCGCGACCTTGCTCGCGTGCGGCATCCTGCTCCCCGGAGTTCAGACCAACAGCATCGCAGCCGGCATGGAAAACGCCTTCGGCATCGCTCCGGCGGTGACCGGCACGGTGATCGTGATCCTGCTCGGGCTGATCATCTTCGGCGGGGTACGCCGCATCGCCCAGGTCACCCAGGTCGTCGTCCCCTTCATGGCGCTGGGCTATATCCTGGCGGCGGCCGTGGTGGTGCTGCTCAACGTCGAGAAAGTGCCCGCCGTGGTCGGCCTGATCCTGTCTTCCGCATTCGGCTTCGAGGCCGGTTTCGGCGCCATGATCGGCCTTGCCATCCAGTGGGGAGTGAAGCGCGGGGTGTATTCGAACGAGGCCGGCCAGGGCAGCGGCCCGCATGCGGCGGCGGCGGCCGAAGTGCCGCATCCGGCGGCGCAGGGTCTGGTACAGGCGTTCTCGGTGTATGTCGACACCTTGTTCGTGTGTTCGGCCACCGCGTTCATGATCCTGATCACCGGCACCTACAACGTCATGGGCGCGGAAGGCCAGCCGGTATTCACCGGGCTGGCGGGCATCGCCGCCGGCACCGGCTACACCCAGGCGGCGATGGAGACCGTGCTGCCGGGCTTCGGTGCCGTGTTCGTCGCCGTCGCCCTGTTCTTCTTCGCGTTCACCACCGTGCTCGCGTATTACTACATCGCCGAAACCAATCTTGCCTACCTGACCCGCAGCTTGCACTCGGATGTGCTGGTCTTCGTGCTGCGGGTGGCGCTGATCGCCTCCGCGCTGTACGGCTGCGTGCGCACCAGCGACCTCGCCTGGGGGCTGGGCGACATCGGTGTCGGGATCATGGCCTGGCTCAACATCGCCGCCATCCTGGCGTTGCGCAAGCCGGCGCTGGCCGCGCTCGAGGACTACGAGGCACAGCAGGCGCGGGGGCGGACGGTGCCGGTGTTCGATCCCCGCCCGCTGGGGATCGAACACGCCGAGCTGTGGGTCGAACGCTTCGAGCGGGGCGTGCGCGAAACCTGAGCCGGGCGCTGCCGAGACCCCGCCCGCCGGCGCTGCGTTATAGTGTCGGCGGGCTTTTTCATGTGCAGGACCATGCAGATCGTACTCATCAGCGGGCTTTCCGGTTCGGGCAAGAGCATTGCGCTCAACGTCCTCGAGGACGCCGGCTATTACGTGGTGGATAACCTTCCGGCGGCACTGCTGCCCGAGCTCGTCGACCATCTGCGCAGCGCCGGCGGGGAGCGGGTCGCGGTGGTGGTGGACATGCGATCGGGGGCGAGCATCGAGGTGCTGCCGCAGGAGGTCGCCGCCCTGCGCCGGAGCGGGGCCGATCTGCGTTTCATCTTCCTCGAGGCACGCGACGATGCGCTGATCGCGCGCTTTTCCGAAACCCGCCGCCGTCATCCGCTCGCCGTCGGCGGCGTGACCCTGGAGGAGGCGATCCAGCGCGAGCGCGATGCGCTTGCCAGCATCGCCGAACTCGGCCACCGCATCGACACCAGCGACCTGCTTGCCAACACGCTGCGCGCCTGGGTGAAGGGCTTCATCGATCTGGCACCGGCCGAAGGCCTGACCCTGATGTTCGAGTCCTTCGGCTTCAAGTACGGCATTCCGCTCGATGCCGACCTGGTGTTCGATGTGCGCTGCCTGCCCAACCCGCACTACGACCCCCGGCTGCGTCCGCTCACCGGGCGCGATCAGCCGGTGATCGACTTCCTGCGCACGATTCCCGAAGTCGCCCGCATGGGCGAGGACATCCGCCGCTTCCTCGCCGACTGGCTGCCCGCCTACGTCGGTGACAACCGCAGCTATCTCACCGTGGCGATCGGCTGCACCGGGGGCCAGCACCGCTCGGTGTACCTCGCCGAGTGGCTCGCCACCCAGTTCCGCGGCCGGCTCGAGGTCATCGTCCGCCATCGCTCCGATGCGCGCCGGATCGCCGACCGTGCGGCCGCCGGGGCCAATGATGCGGCGCCCGGGCCGGCGGCGTGAAATTCGGCTTTACCCAGTGGAGGACGCTGCTGCGCCCCGGTGACGTGGTCGTCGTCTGCGCCGGCCTGGTGCTGTGCATCCATGCGGTGCTCGTGCTGTGGCAGGGCGGGGCGCCGGATGGCGCGGTGATTCGCGCCGGCGGCCGGGTGGTGGCGGAACTCGATCTGTCGCGCGCGCGCCTGGTCGAGGTCCCTGGTCCGCTCGGCGTGACCCTGATCGAGATCCAGCCCGGGCGCGCACGCGTCGCTGCCGATCCCGGTCCGCGCCAGTACTGCGTGCGCCAGGGCTGGCTGACCCAGGCCGGCGCGGTGGCGATCTGCGCCCCCAACGAAGTCAGCCTCAGTCTCACCGGGCGGAGCGCGAACTATGACACCCTCAGCTATTGAACTGACGCCTACGGTCGAGGACCGGCGCATCGCCCGCCATGCGGCGGCGGCGATCGTGCTCACCGTCGCCGAGGCGGCGATTCCGCTGCCCTTGCCGGGAGTCAAGCCGGGGTTGGCGAACATCGTCACCCTGGTGGTGCTGGCGCGCTGGGGCTGGCGCGAGGCGGTGTGGGTGTCGCTGCTGCGCGTGCTCGCTGGCAGCCTGCTGCTCGGCCAGTTCCTCGCCCCGGGCTTCTTCCTCAGCCTGTCGGGGGCGATTGCCAGCCTGGTGGTGCTGGGGCTGGCGATGCACCTGCCGCAGCGCTGGTTCGGCCCGGTCAGCCACAGCATCCTCGCCGCCTTCGCCCACATCGGCGCGCAGCTGGTGGTGGCGCGGCTGTGGCTGGTGCCGCACGACGGGGTGTTCTACCTGCTGCCGGTGTTCGCCCTCGCCGCGGTGGTGTTCGGCCTGGTCAACGGGCTGGTGGCGGCGCGCCTGCTGGCCGAGATCGGCCAGCGCACCGCGTCTCCGCAAGCGCCGGAACGCTAGCGCTTCGCCTGCGTCCAACCTGCGACCCGTCCGGAGGCCGTTCCGGCCCGGAGGTCGTGGAGTGGAGGCAACATGCGCAGCCGGTGGTGGAGCTGGATCAGTGCGGTGCTGGCGGTGCTGTGCGGTCTCGCGTTCGGCTGGGTGGCGGGCAGCGGCCTGGTTCGCGCTGCTGCACTGGTGCCGGCGTTCCCCGTGGCAGCGGCGAGCGCCTGTCACGGGGTCGGGCACGGGAGGACAGGGCTGGTTTCAGCCGAGGTGGGCTTCGAACCAGGCCTGCATGCGCCGCCAGCCGTCCTCGGCCTCGTCCCTGCGGTAGCTCGGCCGGTAATCGGCGTGGAAGGCGTGGGGGGCATCGGGATAGACGACGATCGTGCTACTGCTGCCGGCTTGCTGCAGCGCGCCGCGCATCGTGTTCACATCGGCGAGCGGAATTCCCTGGTCCTGGCCGGCGTACAGGCCCAGCACTGGCGCGTGCAAGGCGGCAGCGACATCGACCGGGTGCCGCGGCGTCAGTGCTGACCGGGGACCGTCGAGACGACCGTACCAGGCCACACCGGCCTTGAGCCCGGGATTGTGTGCAGCGTATAGCCAGGTGATCCGCCCGCCCCAGCAAAAGCCGGTGATCGCCAGGCGTTCGGGGTCGCCGCCCCGGGCCATGGCCCAGTCGGCGCAGGCGTCGAGGTCGGCCATCACCTGGGCGTCGGGCACCTTGGCGACGATTTCCTGCAGGATTGCGCCGACATTGTCGAGGGTGCGCGGATCGCCCTGGCGAAAGAACAGCTCGGGTGCGACCGCCAGGTAACCCAGGCGGGCGAGGCGCCGGCAGAGGTCGCGGATATGGGCGTGCACACCGAAGATTTCCTGCACCACCAGCACGACGGGAAGCCGGCTGCGGCCGCCGCGGGCTGCGGGAGCGGCAAAGTAGGCCGGCAGTTCGCCGCCGGTGACGGGGAGGCCGAGATCGCCGCTGTCGAGACCTTCGTCGCTGGTGTGGATCAGCGTACTGGCGTGTACCGGTAGTACCGCCGCAGCGAAGCCGGCGGCGGCGAGGGTGGCGACGAAGTCGCGGCGCTCCATGCGCGTTTCCGGCAGCAGGCTGTCGAATTCGGCGGGTGTGGCGGGCGGGGGCAGGGACATGGCACTCTCCTCGGAAGGCGCCGGGCGTGGGCAAGACCCATCATCCGTGGCCGGGCAGGCAGATGCAGTGATTGTGCCGTGGACCGGACGTCGATGCGATCCTCCCGGCGCCGATGCTTTTTTGCCGTGCCTGCCGCTCTCGTGCCACCGTCGGCGAGGGAACGCTCCCCTCTCCCCGCACCCACTCCCTCTTGCGTGCGGGGAGAGGGTGGGAAGGGAGGTCAGCGCCGCCGTGCGGGGCGGGCCGTAGCCGCTGCGCTGCCGGCCGGGCGGCCGGGCAGATGGCGGAAGGTGATGCGGCCCTTGCTCAGGTCGTAGGGCGACATTTCCAGCGATACGTTGTCGCCGGCGATGATGCGGATATGGTGCTTGCGCATCTTCCCGCCGGAGTAGGCGATGAGGTTGTGGCCGTTGTCGAGGGTGACGCGGTAGCGGCCGTCGGGCAGCACCTCGGTAACGGATCCATGCATTTCGATGAGTTCTTCCTTGGCCATGTCGGGGCTCCTTGTCGTTGTGCCAGTGCAGCGCGATCGGGCGCGGTACCGGGCAGACTCGCTTCCGCCGGGAGCGAGCCGGAGGCCAGCGGCCGCACTGTGCATCGGTGCGGCGAGCGGCCTGGCAGTATCGGCACCATGAACGGCGGGCCGGCGAAGTTCGGTGCGGCGGCGCGCAAAACGCGCACCGGATGTGAGCAGCGTGCGGGACAGCGTGAGCGCGCTGCGTTACGGGGGATCGAGTCTCGGTACTGAGGCCCTGATCGCGAGCCTGTTTGGCAGGCCCGGGAAGTCGCTCGAAGATCGGTCGAAGGATTGAATACGCGGATATCAATCTTTCTAGACATCGGCGGGAAACTATACGCTTTTTTATGCCCTGCGTCCATGCGCCTTTTGCGCTGCAGCATCCGGTTCAGCCGGTTCGTGAACGCTTCCCTGTGCGCCGAAGCCCGCTGCCTGCAACCCCTGATTGACCAGGGCACCGACCCGCGTGAACAGAAGCGCACGCCATGATGAAAAAACGATGATGCCAAGAGCGACAGGGCAGCCGGGGGCTTGCTGGATTTGGCCACATGGTGGCGACACGATGCCGGAAAGCAAAAAGGGCAACCCCGGAGGATTGCCCTAAGCGCTTTGTTTTCTTGGTAGGCCGTGCTGGGCTCGAACCAGCGACCAACGGATTAAAAGTCCGCTGCTCTACCAACTGAGCTAACGACCCGAAAAACGAGCGCGAATCATAGTAGATGGCTGCCGATGCGTCAACAGCGGAATGCCGTCTGCAGCGCGTGTGTGCTTCAGCCGAGGTGTGGCTGGTATGGCGTCGGGTCGTCGATGGCGGCGGCGGCGAAGCCGGCGGCGCGCAGGCGGCAGGCCTCGCAGCGGCCGCAGGCGCGGCCGGCGTCGTCGGCCTGGTAGCAGGTCACGGTGAGGCCGTAGTCCACGCCGAGCGCGGTGCCGCGGCGGATGATGTCGGCTTTCGACAGCGCGATCAGCGGCGCGTGGATGCGCAGGCGGGCGCCTTCGACGCCCGCCCGGGTGGCGAGGTTGGCCATGGTCTCGAAGGCCGCGATGAACTCGGGGCGGCAGTCGGGGTAGCCGGAATAGTCCACCGCGTTGACGCCGACGAAGATGTCGCTGGCGCCGAGCACTTCCGCCCAGGCCAGCGCGATCGACAGCATCACCGTGTTGCGTGCCGGCACGTAGGTAACCGGAATGGCCGACTCGCCCTCGTGGCCGCCTTCGTCTTCGGGCACGGCGATGGCGGGGTCGGTGAGCGCCGAGCCGCCGAACTGGCCCAGGTTGACCCGCGCCAGGCGGTGCTCGCGGGCACCGAGGGCGTCGGCGACCCGCTTCGAGGCGGTGAGTTCGGCGGCGTGGCGCTGGCCGTAGGCGACCGACAGGGCGTAGGTCTCGAATCCCTGGTCGCGGGCGATCGCGAGGCAGGTGGCGGAATCGAGGCCGCCGGAGAGGAGGACGACGGCGCGGGGAGGCGTGTTCATGAGGCGGAGCTCCAGGAAATCGGAAACGAGCGGCGAAGCCGGCCTCGCGGGCCCGGCGTTGCGGGGCGCCGCTTCAGCGCCCGCGGGCGTCGTCCCACAGGATCTTGTGCAGCTGCAGCTGGAAGCGCACCGGCAGGCGGTCGCGCACGATCCAGGCGGCCAGTTCGGTGGGCGCCAGGCTGCCGGCCACCGGCGACAGCAGCACCGGGCAGCGTTCGGCGAGGGCGTGCTCGGTGATCTGCCGCTTCGCCCATTCGTAGTCGGCGGCATCGGCGAGCACGATCTTGAGTTCGTCGTGCGCGCTGAGCAGGGCGAGGTTGGCGTAGCGGTTCTTCGCCGCTTCGCCCGAGCCCGGCGCCTTGAGGTCCATGACACGCGACACGCGCGCATCGACGCCGCCGATGTCGAGCGCGCCGCTGGTCTCCAGCGACACCGAATGGCCGGCGTCGCACAGTGCGGCGAGCAGTTCCAGGCAGGCTTTCTGCGCGAGCGGCTCGCCGCCGGTCACGCACACGTGGCGCAGGCCATGGCGGGCGACTTCGGCGAGGATGTCGTCGAGGCTGCGGGTGCTGCCGCCGCTGAAGGCGTAGGCGGTGTCGCACCAGGTGCAGCGCAGCGGGCAGCCGGTGAGGCGGACGAATACGGTGGGCAGCCCCACCCGGGTCGATTCGCCCTGGATCGAGGCGAAGATTTCGGTGATGCGCAGGCGGCCGGCGGCGGCCGTCCCGGTCTCCATCGACGGCATGCGGTCAGCGGGCGCTCAGGCGCTGGCGCGCGACCTGGGCGGCGTTGCTCTGCGGATAGCGCTCGACCAAGCCCTGCAGCGTGCGGCGCGCGGCGGCGGCATCGCCCATCGCCTGCTGGCTGTTGGCCAGCCCGAGCATGGCGTCGGGGGCGACGTTGTCCTGCGGCCAGTTCTGCAGCACGGCATTGAAATGCTTGTTGGCGCTGGCGGTGTCGCGCCCTTGCAGGGCGGCGTTGCCGGCCCAGAAATGGGCCCCGGCGCTGAAGCTGCCGTTCGGGTAGCGGGCGAGGAAGGTGTCGAAGGCGGTGAGCGCGTCCTGATGCTTGCCTTCCTTGAGCAGATTGAGGGCGGCCTCGTAGTCGGCGGACTCCGCCGCCGGGTCGCCGCCCGCCCCCGCACGGGGGGCGCCGGTTTCGATCTGGCGCAGGCGCGCGTCCAGATCGACGTAGAAGTCCTTCTGCCGCTGCTTGAGCGTTTCCACCTCGTTCGTCAGCAACTCGATCTGGCCGCGCAGGCGCGCCACCTCGGCGCGCAGCTGCTCGTTCTGCATCGCGAGTTCGAGCTGGCCGCGGCCGGTGGTTTCGAGCTGGCCCTGGACGTCCTGGCGCAGCCGATGGATCTGGTTGCGGGCTTCCGTGTCGCCGCCGAACAGCTGGGCCTGGGCCGGGCCGACGGCAGCGAAGGTGAGCAATGCCGCCAGCGGCAGAAGGCGCTTCATTTTAGAACTCGCCGGAGTAGAGCATTTCGCCGCGGCGGTTCTGGGCATAGCAGGCCTCGGTGCGGTCGTCGCAACGCGGCTTCTCTTCACCCAGGCTGACCGACTCGATCTGCGCTTCGCGCGCGCCCAGCAGCATCAGCGCCTGCTTGACGACGTCGGCGCGCTTCTGCCCCAGGGCGAGGTTGTACTCGCGGCTGCCGCGCTCGTCGGTGTTGCCCTGGACGAGCATCTTCATCTGCGGGTTCTGCACCAGGAAGCGGGCGTGGGCTTCGACCAACGGACGGGCTTCGGGCTTGATGACGAAGCTGTCGAAGTCGAAGAACACGTTGCGCTTGGACAGGATGTTGCTGGGGTCGGTGAGCGCGGCGATGCCGCTGCCCGCAGCGCCCGGGGCGGTCACGGTGGCGACGCCGGCGCCGCGGTCCTCGACCGAAGCTCCGGTGGTTTCGGGACCGGTGCTCGAGCAAGCGGCGAGGGCCAGGGCGAGCAGGGCGGGGAGGGCGAGTTTCTTCATGAGAGTGCTCCAGTACTTGTGTTGTGAAGACAGCAGAGGGGTGCGGCGTTTGCGCCGCGTTGTCGTTACCGGATCTGCGGACCCCAGGCGGGTTCGCGGACGTCGGCGGCCTGCACCGTCAGTCGCTGGCGGATGCGCCCGTCGGTCGACACCGCCGACAGCACGCCCCGGCCACCGCTGTCGGTGGCGTAGAGGATCATGCGGCCGTTGGGGGCGAAGCTGGGCGATTCGTCGCGTGCCGAATCGGTGAGGATCGTGGTCTGCCGGCTGGCGAGGTCGAGCACGGCCACCTGGAAGCGGCCGGCGTTGCGGGTGATGAAGGCAAGCAGCTTGCCGTCGCCCGACAGGCGCGGCGAAACGTTGTAGTTGCCGTCGAAGCTCACCCGTTCGGCGCTGCCGCCGCTGGCGGGAATGCGGTAGATCTGCGGGCTGCCGCCGCGATCGGAGGTGAAGTAGATGTGGCCGTCGGCGCCCCAGAACGGCTCGGTGTCGATGCCCGAGGACTGGGCCAGGCGGCGCACGCCGGAGCCGTCGGCGCCGAGCGCGTAGAGCTGCGACTGGCCGTCCTTGGTCAGCACCACGGCGAGCTGGCTGCCGTCGGGCGACCACGCCGGGGCGGAGTTCGAGCCCTTGAAGTTGGCGACTACGCGGCGCTGGCCGGTGGCGAGCGTATGCACGTAGACGATCGGCTTCTTCTGCTCGAAGGACACATAGGCCAGGCGTGTGCCGTCCGGCGACCACGCCGGCGAGATGATCGGCTCGCGCGAGCGCAGCGCGGTGGCGGCGTTCATGCCGTCGGCGTCGGCGACCTGGAGCTCGAAGTTCGGCCCGGCCTTGATCACGTAGGCGACGCGGGTGGCGAAGTAGCCGGGCAGTCCGGTGAGCTTTTCGTAGACGAAGTCGGCGATGCGGTGGCCGATGAGGCGGTGCTGCGCCGGGCTCATCGGCAGCGCCATCGCCCCCAGCTCAAGCTGCTTCTGGGTGTCGAACAGGCGGAAGCGCGCTTCGTAGCGGCCATCGGCGAGCGGCGCCAGGGTGCCGGTCAGCACCGCGTCGGCGCCGCGTGCGCGCAGCCCGGCCAGATCGGGGCGCACCGCCTCGGGCAGCGGCAGCGGACCGAGATCGACGAGGCTGAACAGGCCGCTGCGCTCGAGGTCGGCGCGCACCACGTCGGTCACGCTCTGCGGCAGGCGGCCTTCGTTTTCGAAGATCGGGATCGCCACCGGGAAGCGCGCGGCGCCGGCGCCGGTGATCTCGATCGAGAGCTGGGCGTGGGCGGCGAGGGCGAGGCCGGCAAGCAGGGTGGCGATGAACAGGCGCAAGGCGGAAAGGGGATTGATCATGACAGTTCGGCTCCAGCCGCGGATTATAGACATGGCGGGCTCAATCGTCCGCCAGCGGGCGGAATTTCAGTTCCAGCGTGCGCTGGAACAGGCTGCGGTTTTCGGGCAGCGGCAAGGGGCTCGAACGCCGGATCGCGCGCTCGATCGCATCGTCCAGCGCCGCCACCCCCGATGAGCGCTTGAGGCGCACGTTGAGCACTTCGCCGCTGGGCAGCTGGTCGACCTCGAACACCGCTTCGGGGTTGCCGGCGAGGCCGGGCGGACGCAGCAGGTTGCCGCGCACCTTGCCGGCGATCGCCGCGCGGTAGCGGTCCACGTCGCCTGCGCTCCCCGCCGCGGCGGCGCGCGCGCCTTCCTGGCGCAGCAGGTTGTCGAGGCGCGCTTCCTCGGCGCGGCGGGTTTCCTGCGCCAGGCGCTGCGCCATGTAGTCGTCCTGGACCGGCTGCGGGGCGGGTTTCGGTTCGGGCTTCGGATGCGGCTTGGGTTCGGGTTTCGGCGCCGGTTTCGGCTCGGGCTTCGGCTTGGGTTCGGGCTTCGGTTTCGGTTCAGGCTTCGGCGCGGGTTTGGGGGGCTCGGGTTTTTTCTCCGGCGCCTTGGTCACGATCTCGGGCTTGGGGGCCGGCGCAGGCTTGGGCGGCTCCGGCTCCGGCTCCGGCTTGGGTTCGGGCTTCGGCTCCGGCTTGGGTTCCGGTTTCGGTTCGGGTTTCGGTTCCGGCTGGGGGGCTGGTTTCGGCTCGGGCGCCGGGGCCGGCGCGGCAGTGGGCGCCGGTGCGCCCGACAGCGAGACTTCCAGCGTCGCGGGCGGCGCGCTTTGCCAGCGCACGCCGAAGAACAGGAACAGCGCCAAGCCGAGGTGCACCGCCAGGGTCAGGCCGAGCGAGGCCCATTTGCCGGGCCTGTCGCGCCCGGCGGCGGGGCGGGGGAGTGCGCCGCGGACGTTCATCGACCGCCGCCGCCGGACTTCGTCTGCAGGCTGATCTTGCGCACGCCGGCGAGGCGCGCGGCTTCGAGCACGTCGATCACCTTCTGGTAGTCGAGCTTGCTGTCGGCGGCGACGAGGAAGGTCTGCTCCGGGTTCTTTTGCAGCGCCTCGCCGAGCGCGCGCTGGAATTCGAGGTTGCTCACCGGGCGTGCGCTGGCGCTGGTGCTGGGGCGCAGGGCGAGCGTTCCGTCGGCCTTCACTTCGATGACGATCGCCTCGGCCGGGGTGGCCGAGACCTGCCCGGCCGAAGGCACGTCGATGTTGCCGGTCTGGACCATCGGCGCGGTGACCATGAAGATCACCAGCAGCACCAGCATCACGTCGATGTAGGGCACGACGTTGATCTGGTTCATCAGGCGGCGCTGTCGCATGGGGCTGTGCTCTCCGGTCCGTTCAGCGCAGGTTGCGCTGGAGGATGTTGGAGAACTCTTCCATGAAGCTCTCGAAGCGGATGCCGAGGCGGTCGATGTCGTGGGCGAAGCGGTTGTACGCCACCACTGCCGGAATCGCCGCGAACAGGCCGATCGCGGTGGCGACCAGGGCCTCGGCGATGCCGGGGGCGACCTGGGCGAGGGTGGCGGAGCCGACGCTGGACAGGCCGCGGAAGGAGTTCATGATCCCCCACACGGTGCCGAGCAGGCCGATGTAGGGCGACACCGAGCCGACCGAGGCGAGAAAGGCGAGGTGGGCCTCGAGGTCGTCGATCTCGCGCTGGTAGGTAGCG
Proteins encoded in this window:
- the infA gene encoding translation initiation factor IF-1 — encoded protein: MAKEELIEMHGSVTEVLPDGRYRVTLDNGHNLIAYSGGKMRKHHIRIIAGDNVSLEMSPYDLSKGRITFRHLPGRPAGSAAATARPARRR
- the queC gene encoding 7-cyano-7-deazaguanine synthase QueC; the protein is MNTPPRAVVLLSGGLDSATCLAIARDQGFETYALSVAYGQRHAAELTASKRVADALGAREHRLARVNLGQFGGSALTDPAIAVPEDEGGHEGESAIPVTYVPARNTVMLSIALAWAEVLGASDIFVGVNAVDYSGYPDCRPEFIAAFETMANLATRAGVEGARLRIHAPLIALSKADIIRRGTALGVDYGLTVTCYQADDAGRACGRCEACRLRAAGFAAAAIDDPTPYQPHLG
- a CDS encoding Gx transporter family protein — encoded protein: MTPSAIELTPTVEDRRIARHAAAAIVLTVAEAAIPLPLPGVKPGLANIVTLVVLARWGWREAVWVSLLRVLAGSLLLGQFLAPGFFLSLSGAIASLVVLGLAMHLPQRWFGPVSHSILAAFAHIGAQLVVARLWLVPHDGVFYLLPVFALAAVVFGLVNGLVAARLLAEIGQRTASPQAPER
- a CDS encoding XylR N-terminal domain-containing protein — its product is MRSDELDFHSLIDFLPETGSISFCGRRAILVHADSMGALRKELVETVGLDIAKVILTRYGFSCGYEDAELLAGYMHPDSLEEFILGGPRTHMFSGIAEVEPGHPEIDHDHGRYRMSGRWRHSYEAEQHLRLFGRSEDPVCWTLTGYASGFASRVLDADMICVEHACEGRGDAHCAWTLMNASDCAPELAGLREYFKPLNIRDRINVLESRVLERTRELEASEQRYRNLIEDLPEMVFALHASGRLLHLNKAARLRLGVSEAQLPTLRLKDLVRPEYVARAAGFLKDIAIRRSTTDIDVVMSDAAGRPFPVRLQVEPVFKDDKIVGYSGLALDISAQLERERALTEYARQLESREQQIQDVINDAVYILDGSGRLAFINARMAELLGTAPEAALGRPVGELMPAASATRIDKDFARRIGGESGQPFEIMLPQGDGGSVLLEVNSALFVGNDTADGVIGVARDITARRQMEQQLAQANRLSALGQFASGVAHEINNPLGLVSGYAEELQALLDTSAGSKDIPQLETLRRGLVTIQQQAHRCKAITDNLLSFSRRQSAALETVDVGLFLAERLAFFNDAGLTRGVEVAVAIEPGLPPALASPALLEQVVQNLLKNARDAMNGKGRIELGVRNTAEGIEIEVGDEGPGLAPGVIEHVFDPFFTTKAPGKGTGLGLSICYSIMNEIHGRISCGNRAQGGAWFRVLLPCADDTPGGGAHGQ
- a CDS encoding dienelactone hydrolase family protein — encoded protein: MSLPPPATPAEFDSLLPETRMERRDFVATLAAAGFAAAVLPVHASTLIHTSDEGLDSGDLGLPVTGGELPAYFAAPAARGGRSRLPVVLVVQEIFGVHAHIRDLCRRLARLGYLAVAPELFFRQGDPRTLDNVGAILQEIVAKVPDAQVMADLDACADWAMARGGDPERLAITGFCWGGRITWLYAAHNPGLKAGVAWYGRLDGPRSALTPRHPVDVAAALHAPVLGLYAGQDQGIPLADVNTMRGALQQAGSSSTIVVYPDAPHAFHADYRPSYRRDEAEDGWRRMQAWFEAHLG
- a CDS encoding NusG domain II-containing protein, translating into MKFGFTQWRTLLRPGDVVVVCAGLVLCIHAVLVLWQGGAPDGAVIRAGGRVVAELDLSRARLVEVPGPLGVTLIEIQPGRARVAADPGPRQYCVRQGWLTQAGAVAICAPNEVSLSLTGRSANYDTLSY
- a CDS encoding alanine/glycine:cation symporter family protein; its protein translation is MQESVDWINGWVWSPALVYLCLLVGLYFSIRTRFMQVRHLGEMLRAIFRGKSSAAGVSSFQALTIALSGRVGTGNIAGVATAIGFGGPGAIFWMWMVAFLGAATAYIESTLGQIYKTEHHGLYRGGPAYYIEKGLGWRVYAVVFALATLLACGILLPGVQTNSIAAGMENAFGIAPAVTGTVIVILLGLIIFGGVRRIAQVTQVVVPFMALGYILAAAVVVLLNVEKVPAVVGLILSSAFGFEAGFGAMIGLAIQWGVKRGVYSNEAGQGSGPHAAAAAEVPHPAAQGLVQAFSVYVDTLFVCSATAFMILITGTYNVMGAEGQPVFTGLAGIAAGTGYTQAAMETVLPGFGAVFVAVALFFFAFTTVLAYYYIAETNLAYLTRSLHSDVLVFVLRVALIASALYGCVRTSDLAWGLGDIGVGIMAWLNIAAILALRKPALAALEDYEAQQARGRTVPVFDPRPLGIEHAELWVERFERGVRET
- the rapZ gene encoding RNase adapter RapZ, translating into MQIVLISGLSGSGKSIALNVLEDAGYYVVDNLPAALLPELVDHLRSAGGERVAVVVDMRSGASIEVLPQEVAALRRSGADLRFIFLEARDDALIARFSETRRRHPLAVGGVTLEEAIQRERDALASIAELGHRIDTSDLLANTLRAWVKGFIDLAPAEGLTLMFESFGFKYGIPLDADLVFDVRCLPNPHYDPRLRPLTGRDQPVIDFLRTIPEVARMGEDIRRFLADWLPAYVGDNRSYLTVAIGCTGGQHRSVYLAEWLATQFRGRLEVIVRHRSDARRIADRAAAGANDAAPGPAA